From a region of the Pseudomonadaceae bacterium SI-3 genome:
- a CDS encoding 3-phosphoshikimate 1-carboxyvinyltransferase, with amino-acid sequence MLAPESKPDEASERYACTQDTVTLDQDPFVVGLKQRLPEELRETFTPQQLDALRNAFATRSWARHKLDLRGTFSLWSNQYYFVLVGGRNKRSLSRAQRSLSLAAKAGAITAFLFFSVLIGLVALYLVKSALGINLLPNYSLGLWDWFKG; translated from the coding sequence ATGCTCGCTCCAGAATCCAAACCCGATGAAGCATCTGAACGCTACGCCTGCACCCAGGACACCGTCACGCTCGACCAGGACCCGTTCGTGGTTGGACTCAAGCAACGGCTTCCTGAAGAGCTGCGCGAGACGTTCACACCGCAGCAGCTAGATGCTTTACGCAATGCCTTCGCCACCCGCTCGTGGGCCAGGCACAAGCTCGATCTGCGCGGTACCTTCAGCCTGTGGAGCAACCAGTACTATTTCGTGTTGGTTGGCGGGCGAAACAAACGCAGCCTGAGCCGAGCTCAACGGAGCCTGTCGCTGGCGGCCAAAGCCGGAGCAATCACTGCGTTCCTGTTCTTCTCGGTACTGATCGGCCTGGTCGCGCTCTATCTGGTCAAGTCGGCACTCGGAATCAATCTGCTGCCGAACTATTCGCTGGGGCTGTGGGATTGGTTCAAGGGATGA
- a CDS encoding EamA family transporter — protein sequence MTETRRRVTLAHLGMLLWALFVGLSFPAVGLMTEGLPPLLLTAIRFMIAALALFPLLWRQPERWPSPRGLLLYALMGLSLAGFFGTMFWAAHRISALSMATLFVSVPLLAYCIGRGLGVERPAGRLLAILALGAVGALGLAWAENGGHFSGLQLGFGELAFFFGCVASALYPVLSKWGLHRGWLAPQAVLRTFWSLLMGALLIGALGLIWERPSALAYMTTEDVALVAYLGVFSSGMTFFLQQRATAVLTPGAVTAYSYLVPFVSMVLLFVEQPQRMGWQWLPGSLLVILAIGLLLRRGTTSD from the coding sequence ATGACTGAGACCAGGCGGAGAGTCACGCTCGCGCATCTTGGCATGTTGCTCTGGGCGCTTTTTGTCGGGTTGTCCTTTCCGGCAGTGGGGCTCATGACCGAAGGTTTGCCGCCTCTGTTACTAACGGCGATTCGCTTCATGATTGCCGCCTTGGCGCTGTTCCCATTGTTATGGCGACAGCCCGAGCGATGGCCGAGTCCGCGTGGGCTGCTGCTCTACGCGTTGATGGGGCTGAGCCTGGCTGGGTTCTTCGGCACCATGTTCTGGGCGGCTCATCGAATCAGTGCTTTGTCGATGGCGACGTTATTTGTCAGCGTGCCGCTGCTTGCCTATTGCATCGGGCGCGGGCTCGGCGTGGAGCGACCAGCCGGACGATTGCTGGCGATCCTTGCGTTGGGCGCCGTTGGCGCATTGGGTCTGGCCTGGGCCGAGAACGGCGGTCACTTTTCGGGATTGCAGCTGGGTTTCGGCGAGCTGGCGTTCTTCTTCGGCTGTGTGGCGTCAGCACTGTATCCAGTGCTGAGCAAATGGGGATTGCACCGCGGCTGGCTGGCGCCGCAGGCCGTGCTGCGGACCTTTTGGAGCCTGCTGATGGGCGCATTGCTGATCGGCGCCTTGGGCTTGATCTGGGAGCGACCCAGCGCGCTCGCGTATATGACGACCGAAGACGTCGCGCTAGTGGCGTACCTTGGTGTCTTTTCCAGTGGCATGACTTTCTTTCTGCAGCAGCGCGCGACCGCTGTCCTGACGCCGGGTGCGGTAACCGCCTATAGCTATCTGGTGCCCTTCGTATCGATGGTGCTGCTGTTTGTAGAGCAGCCGCAACGAATGGGTTGGCAGTGGCTACCGGGCAGCTTGTTGGTCATTCTCGCTATCGGACTACTGCTCAGGCGAGGTACGACATCTGACTGA
- a CDS encoding MarR family transcriptional regulator, whose amino-acid sequence MSERQRSDHVDRVLAQWRAVQPGADVSPMAIFTRLYRLSKYLNRSVASVFRRHGLHDGEFDLLATLYRSGQPQGLTPNALRHAAVLSSGAMTNRLDRLEAAGLIQRVPNPEDRRSLLIRLSDEGQKVLLGCLDEYLATLHGMQAPLDVQQKQALAAGLRTLLLALEEGHND is encoded by the coding sequence ATGTCAGAGAGGCAACGCAGCGACCATGTGGATCGCGTGCTCGCGCAATGGCGCGCAGTACAACCCGGCGCAGATGTATCGCCCATGGCGATATTCACCCGCCTGTACCGCCTTTCCAAATACCTCAATCGCAGCGTGGCCTCGGTGTTCCGCCGACATGGATTGCACGATGGCGAGTTCGACCTGCTCGCCACCCTCTACCGCAGCGGCCAGCCGCAGGGGCTTACGCCCAACGCGTTACGTCACGCTGCGGTACTCAGCTCAGGGGCAATGACAAATCGGCTAGACCGCCTGGAAGCTGCCGGGTTGATTCAGCGAGTACCGAATCCGGAAGACCGCCGCAGCTTGTTGATTCGTCTGAGCGATGAAGGGCAGAAGGTACTGCTTGGGTGCCTTGATGAATATCTCGCCACCCTGCACGGGATGCAGGCGCCGCTGGATGTCCAGCAAAAACAGGCACTGGCGGCCGGGTTGCGCACGCTGCTGTTAGCGCTGGAGGAGGGGCACAATGACTGA
- a CDS encoding DUF1883 domain-containing protein, whose protein sequence is MKFIHQREHLNEDDFVIIECSQPCNIRLMNDKNFRSFKNGGRHIYHGGAFDNFPARIKVPNTGFWNITIDTVTRRAVSVTRKPALTHSIKIVRNSPSELR, encoded by the coding sequence ATGAAGTTCATTCACCAGCGCGAACACCTCAATGAAGACGATTTCGTGATTATTGAATGCTCGCAGCCTTGCAACATCCGCCTGATGAACGACAAGAATTTTCGTAGTTTCAAGAATGGCGGGCGACACATCTATCACGGCGGTGCGTTCGACAATTTCCCGGCACGGATCAAAGTGCCCAACACCGGCTTCTGGAACATCACCATCGATACGGTGACGCGCAGGGCCGTCAGCGTCACGCGCAAGCCGGCCTTGACCCACTCGATCAAGATCGTTCGCAACTCGCCCTCCGAGCTCCGCTGA
- a CDS encoding protein kinase codes for MHTLAQLERGDLAGTTRLDLSEQLETFPRAIFDLADSLEILNLSGNQLSSLPDDLSRLHKLRILFCSDNPFTELSASIGHCARLEMVGFKANRIRHVPAEALPPRLRWLILTDNQLEAVPDEIGRCDRLQKLMLAGNQLAALPESLARCRQLELLRIAANHLPALPQWLLSMPRLSWLAFAGNPFSDALESQTLAQHPLPPVDRRQIMFGDVLGQGASGVVHRADWQASGQPSRAMAAKLFKGSLTSDGLPHSEMAACIAAGEHPNLIGIAGPLAEHTDALPGLLMELIDPSYRVLADPPSLASCTRDCYAPGQRFSAEQLLRIATGAASATSHLHTRGILHGDLYAHNLLVDSRGQTLLSDFGAASFFDPETTAGQALRRIEARAFGCLLEELLDRCDAYGQDERLTTLATLQRQCMQENPSHRPDFDQLVEQLQQISAQQSVSAR; via the coding sequence ATGCACACCTTGGCACAACTTGAACGCGGCGACCTCGCCGGAACAACCCGCCTGGACCTGTCAGAACAGCTCGAGACTTTCCCTCGAGCCATATTCGACCTGGCTGATAGCCTGGAAATTCTCAACCTTTCAGGGAACCAGCTCAGCAGTTTGCCTGACGATTTGTCGCGCCTGCACAAGCTGCGCATCCTATTCTGCTCGGACAACCCGTTCACCGAGCTGTCCGCCTCGATCGGCCACTGCGCTAGGCTGGAGATGGTTGGGTTCAAAGCCAATCGCATCCGCCACGTGCCCGCCGAAGCGCTGCCGCCCAGGCTGCGCTGGCTGATCCTGACCGACAACCAGCTCGAAGCGGTGCCTGACGAAATTGGACGCTGCGACCGCCTGCAGAAGCTGATGCTCGCCGGCAACCAGCTAGCCGCATTGCCCGAATCGCTTGCTCGCTGCCGCCAGTTAGAGTTGCTGCGCATTGCCGCCAATCACTTGCCAGCATTGCCGCAGTGGCTGTTGTCGATGCCGCGCCTCAGCTGGCTGGCGTTCGCCGGCAACCCGTTCAGCGATGCGCTGGAATCGCAGACCTTGGCGCAGCATCCGCTGCCACCGGTCGACCGCAGGCAGATCATGTTCGGCGACGTGCTTGGCCAGGGCGCATCCGGCGTCGTTCATCGTGCTGACTGGCAAGCGTCCGGCCAGCCGAGCCGTGCCATGGCAGCCAAACTGTTCAAAGGCAGCCTGACCAGCGATGGGCTGCCTCACAGCGAGATGGCGGCCTGTATCGCCGCTGGCGAACATCCCAACCTGATCGGCATTGCTGGACCACTGGCCGAGCACACCGATGCGCTACCGGGCTTGCTGATGGAGCTCATCGATCCTTCTTACCGTGTGCTCGCCGATCCGCCATCACTAGCCAGTTGTACCCGTGACTGTTACGCACCCGGGCAGCGGTTCTCCGCCGAACAGCTGCTGCGGATCGCGACAGGTGCAGCTTCTGCAACCAGCCACCTCCACACGCGCGGCATCCTGCATGGCGACCTCTACGCACATAACCTGCTGGTCGATTCGCGCGGCCAAACACTGCTCAGCGATTTCGGTGCAGCCTCGTTCTTCGATCCGGAGACCACTGCGGGTCAGGCGCTACGGCGTATTGAAGCGCGTGCGTTCGGCTGTTTGCTCGAGGAGTTACTGGACCGCTGCGATGCATACGGTCAGGACGAGCGCCTGACAACCCTTGCCACCCTGCAGCGTCAGTGCATGCAGGAAAACCCCAGCCACCGCCCCGATTTCGACCAACTGGTCGAGCAGTTGCAGCAAATATCAGCGCAACAGAGCGTTTCGGCCAGGTAG
- a CDS encoding flagellar motor protein MotA, with the protein MFDNQLFSWLHLLVGWLLQPVTWGLFGLLALAICDAGVAMGERLGGLRRWRQLPAAEIERRARRRLDRADLVARIGPMLGLMGTLIPLGPGLAALGDGNVQILSVAMRVAFDTTVLGLLIGVLGFALGRLRRRWYDELLDELEARSIKERDDEPALAL; encoded by the coding sequence GTGTTCGACAATCAATTGTTCAGTTGGCTGCATCTGCTGGTGGGCTGGCTGTTGCAGCCTGTGACCTGGGGCCTGTTCGGGCTTTTGGCGTTGGCCATTTGCGATGCCGGTGTCGCAATGGGTGAGCGCCTGGGTGGGCTGAGGCGCTGGCGCCAGCTGCCCGCTGCGGAGATCGAGCGGCGCGCGCGTCGAAGGCTTGATCGAGCCGATCTAGTGGCGCGGATTGGCCCCATGCTCGGACTGATGGGAACGCTGATCCCGCTGGGCCCCGGCTTGGCGGCCCTGGGAGATGGCAACGTGCAGATCCTCAGCGTGGCTATGCGCGTAGCCTTCGACACGACGGTGCTTGGTTTGCTGATCGGCGTACTCGGTTTCGCACTGGGCCGCTTGCGCCGGCGTTGGTACGACGAACTACTGGACGAACTCGAAGCCCGGTCGATTAAGGAGCGCGACGATGAGCCGGCGCTGGCGCTCTAG
- a CDS encoding MFS transporter, which produces MPAATTPVNATSPIARRATRIGFFMAGFGLSIWAPLVPYVRERIEMSDAVFGTLLLCIGVGSLTWMPLSGLLVTRRGIRPVVLCSVVLLLFALLGMAFSQSLAVLALALFCFGGSLGVIDVVLNIQGVVIERDTGKRHMSNFHGMFSLGSISGALSLTGALTLGLAPATGTLLMIAVIALANLAVSPGYLRDKAPAGGVAFIRPTGAVLLVGAMTFVVYLAEGAVLDWSALYLTEQKALETAKGGLGYASFALMVTVGRFAGAPVINSLGTARVIGLGGLLAAFGIGLTILTEHWGLALLGYALCGLGCANVSPVLISSLSRQNAMPVHQAITAATTIGFAGVLAGPALIGVIAHYASLTLAFALLAALLIMLALGSHRFRD; this is translated from the coding sequence ATGCCTGCGGCTACTACGCCCGTTAATGCAACCTCACCTATCGCGCGCCGCGCGACACGCATCGGCTTTTTCATGGCCGGATTCGGTCTGTCGATCTGGGCACCGCTGGTGCCGTACGTGCGCGAACGCATCGAGATGAGCGACGCAGTGTTCGGTACGTTGCTGCTGTGTATCGGTGTCGGTTCGCTGACCTGGATGCCACTGTCCGGACTGCTCGTAACACGACGCGGCATCCGTCCGGTGGTGCTCTGCAGTGTCGTCCTGCTGCTGTTCGCCCTGTTGGGCATGGCCTTCAGCCAATCGCTCGCAGTGCTGGCCCTCGCGCTTTTCTGTTTCGGCGGCAGCCTTGGCGTGATCGACGTAGTGCTCAACATCCAGGGCGTAGTGATCGAGCGAGACACGGGCAAGCGTCACATGTCGAACTTTCACGGCATGTTCAGCTTAGGTTCGATCAGCGGCGCACTTTCACTTACCGGCGCGTTGACGCTTGGCCTCGCCCCTGCCACCGGCACCCTGCTAATGATCGCAGTCATCGCCCTCGCCAATCTCGCAGTGAGCCCTGGTTATCTCCGGGACAAGGCGCCAGCCGGCGGAGTCGCCTTCATTCGACCGACAGGCGCGGTGCTGTTGGTCGGCGCCATGACCTTCGTCGTCTATCTGGCCGAAGGCGCAGTGTTGGATTGGAGCGCGCTTTATCTGACTGAGCAGAAGGCACTGGAAACCGCCAAAGGAGGACTGGGATACGCCAGCTTCGCCCTGATGGTGACAGTTGGACGTTTCGCCGGCGCGCCGGTGATCAACAGCCTGGGCACCGCCAGAGTGATCGGCCTGGGTGGATTGCTGGCTGCTTTCGGCATTGGCTTGACCATTCTCACCGAGCATTGGGGGCTTGCCCTGCTCGGTTATGCGCTCTGCGGGCTTGGCTGCGCCAACGTCTCGCCGGTATTGATTTCGTCGTTGAGCCGACAGAACGCCATGCCTGTCCATCAAGCCATTACTGCAGCGACCACCATCGGGTTTGCAGGGGTGCTCGCAGGCCCGGCGCTGATCGGTGTGATTGCTCACTACGCATCGCTGACGCTGGCCTTCGCCCTGCTTGCGGCGCTATTGATCATGCTAGCGCTTGGGAGCCATCGGTTCAGAGACTAA
- a CDS encoding DUF2149 domain-containing protein, with protein sequence MSRRWRSSRFASGDDDPLGPLANMVDVVLVFACGLIAALVAQTDLLQQLNAAKQPVAVERGRELPKLPDSVEGDSGQGLESVGQVYRDPATGKLILIGD encoded by the coding sequence ATGAGCCGGCGCTGGCGCTCTAGTCGGTTCGCCTCTGGCGACGACGATCCGCTGGGGCCACTGGCAAATATGGTCGATGTCGTGCTGGTATTCGCCTGTGGGCTGATCGCTGCGCTTGTCGCACAGACGGACCTGCTCCAACAGTTGAATGCTGCGAAACAGCCGGTTGCCGTCGAACGCGGGCGGGAGCTTCCAAAGCTACCTGACAGTGTTGAAGGTGACAGCGGGCAAGGGCTTGAGAGCGTTGGCCAGGTTTACCGTGATCCGGCCACCGGCAAGCTGATCCTGATCGGCGATTGA
- a CDS encoding rRNA methyltransferase (23S rRNA m2A2503 methyltransferase; methylates the C2 position of the A2530 nucleotide in 23S rRNA; may be involved in antibiotic resistance), producing the protein MRIQDIHQQLASIGAKPIHIGRVTRAWLNGTPLDTGTRHQRTEDFLPLSVRNGLHEVSQSIEGLARLSSEHPGSDGSARLLVALADGQMVESVLLPRAGLCVSSQVGCAVGCVFCMTGKSGLLRQLGSAEIVAQVALARRFRPVKKVVFMGMGEPAHNLDNVLDAIDLLGTDGGIGHKNLVFSTVGDRRVFERLPQQKVKPALALSLHSTDAALRRELLPRAPQFDPAELVELGEAYARLVDYPIQYQWTLLKGINDSQDEMDGIIRLLRGKFAIMNVIPYNSLDDDEFQRPEADRIHQIMRYLHENGVLTKVRNSAGQDIDGGCGQLRARAERVIRARQRPAESPVLDGN; encoded by the coding sequence ATGCGTATCCAAGACATACACCAGCAGCTCGCCTCGATCGGCGCCAAGCCCATCCACATTGGCCGGGTGACCCGTGCCTGGCTGAATGGCACACCGCTGGACACCGGCACGCGCCACCAGCGGACGGAAGACTTCCTCCCGTTGTCCGTACGCAACGGCCTGCATGAGGTGAGCCAGTCAATCGAAGGGCTGGCCCGCCTGAGTTCTGAGCATCCGGGCTCGGATGGTTCGGCACGGTTGCTGGTGGCGCTGGCTGACGGTCAGATGGTCGAAAGCGTGCTGCTGCCCAGAGCCGGTCTCTGCGTATCGAGTCAGGTCGGGTGCGCCGTGGGCTGCGTCTTTTGCATGACTGGCAAGAGTGGCTTGTTGCGCCAATTGGGCAGCGCCGAGATCGTCGCTCAGGTCGCCCTCGCGCGACGTTTCCGCCCGGTCAAGAAAGTCGTCTTCATGGGCATGGGCGAGCCTGCTCACAACCTGGACAACGTGCTCGACGCCATCGACTTGCTGGGCACCGATGGAGGCATCGGGCACAAGAACCTGGTGTTTTCCACGGTTGGCGACCGGCGCGTATTTGAGCGCTTGCCACAGCAGAAAGTGAAACCCGCTCTGGCCCTGTCTTTACACAGCACCGACGCCGCATTGCGCCGCGAGTTGCTGCCGCGGGCGCCTCAGTTCGATCCCGCCGAGCTTGTCGAGCTGGGCGAAGCCTATGCCCGCCTCGTCGACTATCCGATTCAATATCAGTGGACGCTGCTCAAAGGCATCAATGACAGCCAGGACGAGATGGACGGGATCATCCGCTTGCTGCGCGGCAAGTTCGCGATCATGAACGTCATCCCCTACAACAGCCTCGATGACGACGAGTTTCAGCGGCCAGAGGCGGATCGCATCCATCAGATCATGCGCTATCTGCATGAAAACGGGGTGCTGACGAAGGTGCGCAACTCGGCGGGACAGGACATCGATGGCGGCTGCGGACAACTGCGCGCCCGTGCGGAGCGCGTGATCCGTGCACGCCAGCGTCCGGCTGAATCGCCCGTGCTAGACGGTAATTGA
- a CDS encoding methionine synthase encodes MLDRNARLQALQQALKERILILDGGMGTMIQSYKLEESDYRGERFADWPQDLKGNNDLLILTRPDAISAIEKAYFDAGADIVETNTFNATRVSQADYGMEELVYELNVEGARLARQAADAKTAETPDRPRFVAGVLGPTSRTCSLSPDVNNPGYRNVTFDELVENYTEATRGLIEGGSDLILIETIFDTLNAKAAIFAVQEVFEEIGFELPIMISGTITDASGRTLSGQTTEAFWNSVRHANPISVGLNCALGAKELRPYLEELSNKAETHVSAHPNAGLPNAFGEYDESPAEMAQVVEEFAASGFLNIVGGCCGTTPAHIEAIANAVAKYAPRAIPNIQKACRLSGLEPFTIDRSSLFVNVGERTNITGSARFARLIREDNYTEALEVALQQVEAGAQVIDINMDEGMLDSEKAMVTFLNLIAGEPDISRVPIMIDSSKWEVIEAGLKCIQGKGIVNSISMKEGVDAFKHHARLCKRYGAAVVVMAFDEAGQADTADRKREICKRSYDILVNEVGFPPEDIIFDPNIFAVATGIEEHNNYAVDFIEACAYIRDNLPYALTSGGVSNVSFSFRGNNPVREAIHSVFLYYAIQNGLTMGIVNAGQLEIYDEIPKKLRDAVEDVVLNRTPNGTEALLAIADEFKGDGSVKEAETEEWRGYTVQKRLEHALVKGITTHIVQDTEEFRQQCARPIEVIEGPLMSGMNVVGDLFGSGKMFLPQVVKSARVMKQAVAHLIPFIEAEKGDKPEAKGKILMATVKGDVHDIGKNIVGVVLGCNGYDVVDMGVMVPAEKILQTAIAEKCDIIGLSGLITPSLDEMVHVAREMQRQNFHLPLMIGGATTSKAHTAVKIDPHYKNDAVVYVTDASRAVGVATTLLSKELKPVFVQKIREEYAMIRERTANRSARTERLTYPEAIAVKPKFDWADYSPVKPTFTGRKVLEDIDLRTLVDYIDWTPFFISWDLAGKYPRILEDEIVGEAATSLFNDAQAMLTKLVDEKLIRARAVFGFWPANQVDEDDIQVYGDDGEALATLHHLRQQTVKTDGKPNFSLADFVAPKSSGVTDYVGGFITTAGIGAEEVAKAYQDAGDDYNSIMVKALADRLAEACAEWLHQQVRKQWWGYDPEEQLSNEELIKEQYKGIRPAPGYPACPDHTEKGTLFQLLDADGISQVTLTEHYAMFPTAAVSGWYFAHPQAQYFAVGKIDKDQAERYSTRKGQDIAVTERWLMPNLGYDN; translated from the coding sequence ATGCTCGACCGCAACGCCCGTCTCCAGGCACTCCAGCAGGCCCTCAAGGAGCGCATCCTGATTCTCGACGGCGGCATGGGCACGATGATCCAGAGCTATAAACTGGAAGAGTCGGACTATCGCGGCGAGCGCTTCGCTGACTGGCCACAAGATCTCAAGGGCAACAATGACCTCTTGATCCTCACCCGGCCGGACGCCATTAGCGCCATTGAAAAAGCCTACTTCGATGCCGGTGCGGATATCGTCGAGACCAACACCTTCAACGCCACCCGCGTTTCTCAGGCCGATTACGGCATGGAAGAGTTGGTCTATGAGCTCAACGTCGAAGGCGCCCGCCTCGCCCGCCAGGCAGCCGATGCAAAGACGGCAGAAACGCCGGACCGTCCGCGATTCGTAGCAGGCGTGCTAGGGCCGACCAGCCGGACCTGCTCGCTCTCGCCCGACGTGAATAATCCAGGCTACCGCAACGTCACCTTCGACGAACTGGTGGAGAACTACACCGAAGCCACCCGCGGCCTGATCGAAGGCGGCTCGGACCTGATCCTGATCGAGACCATCTTCGATACGCTCAATGCCAAAGCGGCGATCTTCGCCGTGCAGGAAGTCTTCGAAGAGATCGGTTTCGAGCTGCCGATCATGATTTCCGGCACCATCACCGACGCCTCCGGCCGCACCCTGTCCGGCCAGACCACCGAGGCCTTCTGGAACTCGGTACGCCACGCCAACCCGATCTCGGTAGGCCTTAACTGTGCGCTGGGTGCGAAAGAGCTGCGCCCTTATCTGGAAGAGCTGTCGAACAAGGCCGAAACCCACGTGTCGGCGCACCCCAACGCGGGCTTGCCCAACGCTTTTGGTGAGTACGATGAAAGCCCGGCGGAAATGGCCCAGGTGGTTGAGGAATTCGCCGCCAGTGGATTCCTCAACATCGTTGGTGGTTGTTGCGGCACTACGCCTGCGCACATCGAAGCCATCGCCAACGCCGTAGCCAAATACGCGCCACGTGCAATACCGAATATTCAAAAGGCCTGTCGCCTGTCGGGTCTCGAGCCCTTCACGATCGATCGCAGCTCGCTGTTCGTCAACGTGGGCGAACGGACCAACATCACCGGCTCCGCTCGTTTTGCCCGCCTGATCCGTGAAGACAACTACACCGAGGCCCTGGAAGTCGCCCTGCAGCAGGTAGAAGCCGGCGCGCAGGTGATCGACATCAACATGGATGAGGGCATGCTGGATTCAGAGAAGGCCATGGTGACCTTCCTCAATCTGATCGCTGGCGAGCCAGACATCTCCCGCGTGCCGATCATGATCGACTCCTCCAAGTGGGAGGTGATCGAGGCCGGACTCAAGTGCATCCAGGGCAAGGGCATCGTCAACTCGATCTCCATGAAGGAAGGCGTCGATGCGTTCAAGCACCATGCCCGCCTTTGCAAGCGCTACGGTGCCGCCGTGGTGGTCATGGCGTTCGACGAAGCTGGTCAGGCTGACACGGCGGACCGCAAGCGCGAGATCTGCAAACGTTCATACGACATTCTTGTAAATGAAGTGGGCTTCCCGCCGGAAGACATCATCTTCGACCCGAATATCTTTGCGGTCGCCACCGGCATCGAAGAGCACAACAATTATGCCGTGGACTTCATCGAAGCCTGCGCCTACATCCGCGATAACCTCCCCTATGCGCTGACCTCAGGCGGCGTCTCGAACGTGTCCTTCTCGTTCCGCGGCAACAACCCGGTGCGCGAGGCCATCCACTCGGTCTTCCTGTACTACGCCATCCAGAACGGCCTGACGATGGGTATCGTCAACGCCGGCCAGCTGGAAATCTACGACGAGATCCCCAAGAAGCTGCGTGACGCCGTCGAGGACGTCGTGCTCAACCGCACCCCCAACGGCACCGAAGCGCTGCTCGCGATCGCCGACGAGTTCAAAGGCGACGGCAGCGTCAAGGAGGCGGAAACCGAAGAGTGGCGCGGCTACACCGTTCAGAAGCGGCTGGAGCATGCGCTGGTCAAGGGCATCACGACCCACATCGTTCAGGACACCGAGGAGTTCCGCCAGCAGTGCGCGCGCCCCATCGAGGTCATTGAAGGCCCGCTGATGTCCGGCATGAACGTGGTGGGCGACCTGTTTGGCTCGGGCAAGATGTTCCTGCCGCAGGTGGTCAAGTCAGCCCGTGTTATGAAGCAGGCCGTTGCGCACCTGATCCCCTTCATCGAAGCCGAGAAAGGCGACAAGCCGGAAGCCAAGGGCAAGATCCTGATGGCGACCGTCAAGGGCGACGTGCACGACATCGGCAAGAACATCGTCGGCGTGGTGCTCGGTTGTAACGGCTATGACGTCGTAGACATGGGGGTCATGGTCCCGGCGGAAAAAATCCTGCAGACCGCCATCGCCGAAAAGTGCGACATCATCGGCCTGTCCGGCCTGATCACGCCGTCGCTGGACGAAATGGTCCACGTTGCGCGCGAAATGCAGCGCCAGAATTTCCATCTGCCGCTGATGATTGGCGGCGCGACCACCTCCAAGGCTCACACGGCGGTTAAGATTGATCCGCATTACAAGAACGATGCCGTGGTCTATGTGACCGACGCGTCGCGAGCCGTCGGGGTCGCGACAACATTGCTGTCGAAGGAGCTGAAGCCGGTTTTCGTCCAGAAGATCCGCGAAGAGTACGCGATGATCCGCGAGCGTACCGCCAACCGCAGCGCACGCACCGAGCGTCTGACTTACCCCGAAGCGATTGCGGTCAAGCCGAAGTTCGATTGGGCCGATTACTCGCCAGTCAAACCAACCTTCACCGGCCGCAAGGTATTAGAGGACATCGATCTGCGCACGCTGGTGGACTATATCGACTGGACGCCCTTCTTCATCTCTTGGGATCTCGCTGGCAAGTATCCACGCATTCTTGAAGACGAAATCGTTGGCGAAGCAGCTACGTCGCTATTCAACGATGCCCAGGCGATGCTCACCAAGCTGGTCGATGAGAAGCTGATCAGGGCCCGCGCTGTCTTCGGCTTCTGGCCGGCCAATCAGGTCGACGAAGACGATATCCAAGTCTATGGCGACGACGGCGAAGCCCTCGCCACCCTGCACCACCTGCGGCAACAAACGGTGAAGACCGACGGCAAGCCGAACTTCTCGCTCGCCGACTTCGTCGCACCGAAAAGCAGCGGCGTGACCGATTACGTGGGCGGTTTCATTACCACTGCGGGCATCGGTGCCGAGGAAGTGGCCAAGGCTTATCAGGACGCCGGCGACGATTACAACTCGATCATGGTCAAGGCCCTGGCCGACCGCCTCGCCGAGGCCTGTGCCGAGTGGCTGCATCAGCAGGTCCGTAAGCAATGGTGGGGCTATGACCCTGAAGAACAGCTGAGCAACGAAGAGCTGATCAAGGAACAGTACAAAGGTATCCGTCCAGCGCCAGGCTACCCCGCCTGCCCCGACCATACGGAGAAAGGCACGCTGTTCCAGCTACTCGATGCCGACGGCATCAGCCAGGTCACGCTGACCGAGCACTACGCCATGTTCCCGACAGCTGCAGTCAGTGGTTGGTATTTCGCGCATCCTCAGGCGCAATATTTCGCGGTCGGCAAAATAGACAAGGACCAGGCCGAGCGCTACAGCACTCGCAAAGGCCAAGACATCGCCGTCACCGAACGCTGGCTGATGCCGAACCTCGGCTACGACAACTAG